A genomic stretch from Trichlorobacter lovleyi includes:
- a CDS encoding UvrD-helicase domain-containing protein: MEKIGLIGLGVAVSAFAYGGLQFLGSKKQIMKKITTSSERKRGDDAIKNLMVNLDRQGLFEDIEQIKARRAGVKLQSVTPVINPVQSGPNEENCNKEAGEIAREAAILTEPQEDFYEKYAAKSLDSRPATLGQDAVPPACALSSEEGQAEETKSIQGCTPEKLRSPVEDDFASNNKRSMDAILVGCGRERPTESQWNVIISGALNSRVIAGAGSGKSTCLSLRVVYMHKYLNIPLDQITVVTFTKASRKDFIEKLTRDFNDFGISASPWVVKSIVRTFHSLLISQSMPAGGGAGPSFFEQQGEPMPQGEEAGGIVADPGALNPRQMSVLRQVFADCFYSDPEFKRIIIDLMMLAFDKPHGLKYEDSESLEKAIAVASKRDQLLATEINRIWSENLRTGIPGVEWEISPIKNSRGDSWHANGRIKDSGVPIILGNGGLGEYAGQIANPIDSIRNFGFINTVRLKVLSAISTEHYLYIENKSDLARLQSMLAWCDGALSEQKKLPAFEVHLAGERKPYSIFELLYKTASFILSMGIDVVPAAQEIAARLKNEESAKMECHVCLALAHFWPVFTKSLQSMEMTTYDELFLHLSERENILKFGLDKFKPMANLLIDEFQDISGQIVRWVIGVQETLRASGITPSLMAVGDDWQSVYGWRGSDPDFLINFERYFPEPATFVMPENFRSGQMVIDAAEVVVSRVLDRAVSKHGVSQVKSPPLPAVFMGIASDDDIKRLVSLLVNKNPLSSIFILSRTNEGLIGLSDLPKQYKGVALHTLHRSKGLESDYVIIKGDCVYRNRNLLFRCRLYTTGNGITSMDYRDFWGEIGNYPGRFWPDDGSICIIVCNCRRLTSKKPHFRHFQHTPFLLQRPVLSGFTGIPG, translated from the coding sequence ATGGAAAAGATTGGCTTGATAGGACTCGGAGTGGCTGTAAGTGCATTCGCGTATGGCGGACTACAATTCTTGGGTTCAAAAAAACAGATAATGAAAAAAATCACTACGTCGAGTGAGAGAAAACGTGGCGATGACGCTATAAAAAACCTGATGGTCAATCTGGACAGACAGGGACTGTTTGAGGATATTGAGCAGATTAAAGCCAGAAGGGCGGGGGTAAAGCTTCAGTCTGTGACTCCAGTAATAAATCCGGTGCAGAGCGGGCCTAATGAGGAAAACTGTAATAAAGAAGCAGGCGAAATCGCACGCGAAGCAGCAATACTGACTGAGCCGCAGGAGGATTTTTACGAAAAATATGCGGCCAAGAGCCTTGACTCAAGACCTGCCACCTTAGGGCAAGATGCTGTTCCGCCAGCTTGCGCTTTAAGTAGTGAAGAAGGGCAAGCTGAAGAAACGAAGAGCATCCAGGGTTGCACCCCGGAAAAATTGAGATCTCCTGTTGAAGATGACTTCGCTTCTAACAACAAAAGAAGCATGGACGCTATCCTGGTCGGTTGCGGCAGAGAAAGACCAACCGAGAGCCAGTGGAATGTGATTATCTCAGGGGCTCTTAATTCGAGAGTAATCGCAGGTGCTGGTTCTGGCAAGTCAACATGCTTGTCTTTGCGTGTAGTTTACATGCACAAGTATCTCAATATCCCACTTGACCAGATAACTGTTGTCACCTTTACCAAGGCATCTCGAAAGGATTTTATTGAAAAGTTGACAAGGGACTTCAATGATTTCGGGATATCAGCTTCTCCTTGGGTTGTGAAATCTATAGTCAGAACATTTCATTCTCTACTTATTTCTCAAAGCATGCCGGCCGGAGGGGGAGCGGGGCCATCATTTTTTGAGCAACAGGGAGAGCCGATGCCTCAGGGCGAAGAAGCAGGAGGAATTGTTGCAGATCCAGGCGCCTTAAATCCACGGCAAATGAGTGTTTTGAGGCAAGTGTTTGCCGATTGTTTTTACAGTGATCCAGAATTCAAGCGCATTATTATTGACCTTATGATGTTGGCGTTTGATAAGCCGCATGGACTTAAATATGAAGACAGCGAGAGCCTTGAAAAAGCGATAGCGGTGGCGAGCAAGCGAGACCAGTTGCTTGCCACTGAAATTAACCGGATTTGGTCAGAAAATTTACGGACGGGGATACCTGGTGTTGAATGGGAGATTAGTCCCATCAAAAACAGCAGGGGCGACTCATGGCATGCCAATGGCCGAATCAAGGACAGTGGTGTGCCTATTATCTTGGGAAACGGTGGGTTAGGCGAGTATGCTGGCCAGATCGCGAATCCAATTGACAGTATCCGTAACTTTGGCTTCATAAACACCGTACGCCTCAAAGTTCTCTCTGCCATCTCTACCGAGCATTACCTCTACATTGAAAACAAGTCAGACCTTGCACGCCTGCAATCCATGCTTGCCTGGTGCGATGGTGCCTTGTCTGAGCAAAAAAAACTGCCTGCCTTTGAGGTCCATCTCGCCGGTGAGCGGAAGCCTTACAGTATTTTCGAACTGCTTTATAAGACCGCCAGCTTTATCCTGAGTATGGGTATCGATGTTGTGCCGGCTGCACAAGAAATTGCAGCTCGCTTAAAAAATGAAGAATCAGCAAAAATGGAGTGTCATGTCTGTTTAGCTCTGGCTCACTTTTGGCCGGTGTTCACAAAGTCTTTGCAGTCGATGGAGATGACCACCTATGATGAGCTTTTTCTGCATCTTTCAGAACGCGAAAACATACTAAAATTTGGACTCGATAAATTTAAGCCAATGGCGAACTTACTGATTGACGAGTTCCAGGATATTTCTGGCCAAATCGTCCGGTGGGTAATAGGTGTCCAGGAAACGCTGCGTGCGTCAGGAATCACTCCTTCGCTTATGGCAGTCGGGGATGACTGGCAGTCTGTATACGGATGGCGCGGCAGCGACCCGGACTTTCTTATCAATTTTGAGCGGTATTTCCCTGAGCCCGCCACGTTTGTGATGCCGGAAAACTTCAGGAGTGGCCAGATGGTCATTGATGCGGCAGAGGTTGTTGTATCTCGCGTCCTTGACCGGGCTGTCAGCAAGCATGGTGTGTCACAAGTTAAGTCTCCGCCATTGCCGGCCGTGTTTATGGGAATAGCAAGTGACGATGACATAAAAAGACTTGTTTCTCTGCTTGTAAACAAAAATCCCCTGTCTTCCATATTTATCCTTTCTCGCACAAACGAAGGCTTGATCGGACTTTCGGATCTCCCGAAGCAGTACAAAGGAGTCGCGCTGCATACGCTGCACAGGTCAAAAGGGCTTGAAAGCGATTACGTTATTATCAAGGGTGATTGTGTGTATAGGAATAGGAATTT
- a CDS encoding metal-dependent hydrolase has translation MRWQNHKLTTLAMVYSTTGSFAATGCAMLGCVLPDALEFRGVISHRTVTHYPYLYAVPAALVWFALRRQPTYASYVMFFVLIGCLCHLAQDALSKGGIPLKTPWTGRWGANFYITRELSEYATAGAIMFAAGMVALLLGRFDYQYLSAELVSFVKFMSGFVDKIKSV, from the coding sequence GTGCGATGGCAAAACCACAAACTCACTACGCTGGCGATGGTGTATTCAACCACCGGTTCATTTGCTGCTACAGGTTGCGCAATGCTTGGATGTGTGTTGCCTGATGCTTTGGAGTTTCGAGGGGTCATCAGCCATAGGACTGTTACACATTATCCGTATCTCTATGCTGTCCCAGCCGCTTTGGTTTGGTTTGCTTTGCGGAGGCAACCTACATATGCCAGTTATGTAATGTTTTTCGTGTTGATCGGCTGTCTTTGCCACTTGGCTCAAGACGCCCTGAGTAAAGGTGGAATCCCCCTCAAGACGCCGTGGACCGGCAGGTGGGGAGCAAATTTTTATATAACACGGGAGCTGAGTGAGTATGCCACGGCTGGTGCCATTATGTTTGCGGCAGGGATGGTAGCTCTGCTGCTTGGGCGCTTCGACTATCAATATCTATCTGCCGAACTTGTGAGCTTTGTTAAATTCATGTCCGGTTTTGTTGACAAGATAAAATCAGTCTAG
- a CDS encoding YcbK family protein: MVSRREFICKLGLCSAAMVWAGSVPSRALASAKWLDGWAGDDHEDMQEGPLPAVQDLKGATPEFCPGVLRLKSSIHGGSYEFRFRDQQGKYDENILAALNWFLRCKDGTWQHMDITTIETLNYVSALLGVPEIQVNSGYRSPAYNAWLARKNENVARNSLHQYGMAIDFTVPGMSARDVCSYTLYARNVMGRGGVGYYPKAGFVHLDSGKAKEWVR; the protein is encoded by the coding sequence ATGGTTTCGCGAAGGGAATTTATCTGTAAGCTCGGTTTATGTTCTGCGGCAATGGTTTGGGCAGGATCTGTACCATCAAGAGCTCTTGCCTCAGCAAAATGGCTGGACGGTTGGGCCGGTGATGATCATGAAGATATGCAAGAAGGCCCCCTGCCAGCAGTCCAAGATCTGAAAGGTGCAACCCCTGAGTTTTGCCCTGGTGTTTTGCGCCTTAAAAGTTCAATCCATGGTGGAAGCTATGAATTCAGGTTTAGGGACCAACAAGGCAAATACGATGAAAACATCCTTGCGGCCTTGAACTGGTTTTTGCGCTGCAAGGACGGTACGTGGCAGCATATGGATATAACGACAATCGAAACACTTAACTATGTCTCTGCGCTGCTTGGAGTCCCTGAAATTCAGGTTAATTCAGGGTACCGGTCACCAGCTTATAACGCCTGGCTTGCCAGAAAAAATGAAAATGTAGCCCGGAATTCGTTGCACCAATATGGGATGGCAATCGATTTTACTGTCCCTGGTATGTCTGCTCGCGATGTCTGCTCGTACACCTTGTACGCCAGGAATGTTATGGGGCGAGGGGGGGTAGGCTACTACCCTAAGGCAGGTTTTGTACATCTGGATTCAGGAAAGGCCAAGGAATGGGTCCGCTAG
- a CDS encoding vitamin K epoxide reductase family protein — protein MTTIIKKIKARANLGLAFHGAFWGGILLSLFSLSDMCTGGCSAVSDYRIFGTRFAYMGVFYFSLLAGSFAIASYAREKRYYVFDALVLAGVGAEIYFVIIQKFGVHQWCPICLSICAVVVLIAVMRGYELNRDRLRQKAASGLVEEVDKGKAKPVLRFAGVALICLLTVISGFAVAVAGVKKTPVALSSQAKRLLSGMAPDSLLNPLEHADIWIGKADSPIDVYLVADWYCGYCKKIQPDIEKSLPDVASKARYTWLDMPVHMASLNVVPVSVSLLLNSRQDVQKGRKILDGLTSKKQSVTDVEAIEALKEAGIAFMPAKEGEVRRLVAETVNFCKIHDISMTPSAVIINRSTGVTKVLRGADDVSGVKIVAAIAMLQSADTAVK, from the coding sequence ATGACCACAATAATCAAAAAAATTAAAGCGAGAGCGAATTTGGGCCTGGCCTTTCATGGAGCTTTTTGGGGGGGCATTTTGCTGTCGCTCTTTTCGTTAAGCGATATGTGTACCGGTGGATGTTCGGCTGTCTCTGACTACAGGATATTTGGCACTCGCTTCGCGTATATGGGCGTCTTCTATTTCTCCCTGCTAGCAGGCAGCTTTGCCATCGCGTCCTATGCTCGTGAAAAACGATACTATGTGTTTGATGCGCTAGTGTTGGCTGGGGTCGGGGCAGAAATTTATTTTGTAATAATCCAAAAGTTTGGCGTGCATCAGTGGTGTCCCATTTGTCTGTCGATCTGCGCGGTAGTGGTTTTGATTGCTGTTATGCGGGGGTACGAGCTTAACAGAGACCGGTTGAGGCAGAAGGCTGCGAGTGGGTTGGTCGAGGAAGTTGATAAAGGCAAAGCAAAACCGGTATTACGTTTTGCAGGGGTGGCGCTTATATGTTTACTTACTGTTATAAGCGGCTTCGCGGTAGCAGTTGCCGGTGTGAAAAAAACTCCTGTTGCACTTAGTTCCCAAGCTAAACGTCTGCTGTCGGGTATGGCGCCAGACTCACTGCTTAACCCTTTGGAACACGCTGATATTTGGATTGGCAAGGCGGATTCGCCGATTGATGTATATCTGGTCGCTGACTGGTACTGCGGATACTGTAAAAAAATTCAACCGGACATTGAAAAAAGCCTGCCGGATGTAGCCAGTAAAGCCCGTTATACATGGCTTGATATGCCAGTCCATATGGCATCTCTTAATGTCGTCCCTGTCAGTGTGTCATTGCTATTGAACTCCCGCCAAGACGTGCAGAAGGGAAGAAAAATTCTTGATGGGCTTACATCTAAAAAACAGTCCGTTACAGACGTAGAGGCTATCGAGGCGTTGAAAGAAGCGGGTATTGCGTTTATGCCGGCAAAAGAAGGGGAAGTCCGGCGCCTTGTCGCAGAGACGGTCAACTTTTGCAAGATTCACGACATAAGCATGACTCCGAGCGCCGTGATTATAAATAGGTCAACTGGCGTAACGAAGGTTCTGCGCGGGGCCGACGATGTTTCTGGCGTAAAGATTGTGGCCGCGATTGCCATGCTTCAATCAGCTGACACAGCGGTTAAATAG
- a CDS encoding HU family DNA-binding protein produces MNKNELIGAVSEKSGVKKAEVEKVLNGFVECVEKALASKDKIALVGFGTFEVSERAARTGRNPQTGKEIKIAASVVPKFKPGKSLKDAVSGLVKK; encoded by the coding sequence ATGAACAAAAACGAGTTGATCGGAGCGGTGTCTGAGAAATCTGGTGTTAAAAAGGCTGAGGTTGAAAAAGTCCTCAATGGTTTTGTCGAGTGTGTTGAAAAGGCTTTGGCGTCGAAAGATAAGATCGCGCTCGTCGGTTTCGGGACATTTGAGGTTTCAGAACGAGCGGCACGTACGGGGCGCAACCCGCAAACCGGCAAAGAAATCAAGATCGCTGCATCTGTTGTGCCCAAGTTCAAGCCTGGTAAGTCGCTTAAGGATGCAGTAAGCGGCTTGGTAAAGAAGTAG